The following are encoded in a window of Microbacterium sp. LWO13-1.2 genomic DNA:
- a CDS encoding helix-turn-helix domain-containing protein, with product MIGVPAAPAESVSTLVARNISEFRAAVSESFVPLQVSSVGADRFRGVIRGASVDEVHVNDVRATSHVVERTPELIARGDRSYFKVSLMLAGTGMLIQDDREAVLRVGDLAVYDTDRPYSLVFDEDFRTMVVMFPKHLISLPPDMIGQLTAVRISGQEGLGSMVVPYLTQLAGNLDQLAGTTGARLAHSALDLVTTVFTRELGLDESSADPHRALVQRIRGYIDRNLASTDLGPASIAAAHFISTRHLHGLFQEQGMTVSTWIRTRRLEQCRRDLLDPMLADRPVAAIAARWGFVDAAHFSRAFKTAFSVSPSEYRSAH from the coding sequence ATGATCGGTGTACCCGCTGCTCCCGCCGAATCGGTGTCGACCCTGGTCGCGCGCAACATCAGTGAGTTCCGCGCTGCCGTCTCCGAGTCGTTCGTGCCCCTGCAGGTGTCGAGCGTCGGAGCCGATCGGTTCCGCGGTGTGATCCGCGGCGCGTCCGTCGACGAGGTGCACGTGAACGACGTGCGCGCCACCTCCCACGTCGTCGAGCGCACGCCTGAACTCATCGCCCGAGGTGACCGCTCGTATTTCAAGGTCAGCCTCATGCTGGCCGGCACCGGCATGCTCATCCAGGATGACCGCGAAGCCGTGCTGCGCGTCGGCGACCTCGCCGTCTACGACACCGACCGCCCTTACTCGCTCGTGTTCGACGAGGACTTCCGGACCATGGTCGTGATGTTCCCGAAGCACCTCATCAGCCTGCCGCCCGACATGATCGGCCAGCTCACCGCGGTGCGCATCTCCGGCCAGGAGGGGCTGGGGAGCATGGTCGTGCCCTATCTCACCCAGCTCGCCGGCAACCTCGACCAACTCGCCGGCACCACCGGAGCACGCCTGGCGCACAGTGCGCTCGACCTCGTCACCACCGTCTTCACCCGCGAGCTCGGGCTCGACGAGTCGTCGGCGGATCCGCACAGAGCCCTGGTGCAGCGCATCCGCGGTTACATCGATCGCAACCTCGCCTCGACGGACCTGGGTCCCGCCTCGATCGCCGCCGCGCACTTCATCTCCACCCGACACCTGCACGGACTCTTCCAGGAGCAGGGCATGACCGTGTCGACCTGGATCCGCACCCGCCGCCTCGAGCAGTGCCGACGTGATCTCCTCGACCCGATGCTCGCGGATCGCCCCGTCGCCGCGATCGCCGCGCGCTGGGGCTTCGTCGATGCGGCGCACTTCAGCCGCGCGTTCAAGACGGCCTTCTCGGTATCTCCGAGCGAGTACCGCTCCGCGCACTGA
- a CDS encoding MoaF C-terminal domain-containing protein, which yields MTDTSIDPALDEWRTYDEFAAGIDTYRLPNTSLDGTSLSLTLDDGSVLSLVFASSTVSWSGFDTSGTAPYDAVAVRDDVLFVNIPLASREREAITVVYSTTTHRASVIQSRIGAEAIDGTPQVGQEFWAATTDAGVATGEAPGPSRDLIGKRNVYRYSPDHLYEHVYISSQRYAWQCLEGVQRGHGDMDLSTVWKFADGLYLFCFREFRIAVASVWLHDLGYQLMTTGIFLGLNGDGDAEHSRGGGHIYPLGSVAYPDVQPL from the coding sequence ATGACCGACACCTCCATCGATCCCGCACTGGACGAGTGGCGCACGTATGACGAGTTCGCGGCCGGCATCGACACCTACCGGCTGCCGAACACCTCCCTCGATGGAACGAGTCTTTCGCTCACTCTCGACGACGGTTCCGTGCTCTCCTTGGTCTTCGCCTCGAGCACCGTCTCCTGGTCCGGATTCGACACGTCGGGGACCGCCCCCTACGACGCTGTCGCCGTGCGCGATGACGTCCTGTTCGTGAACATCCCACTCGCCAGCCGCGAGCGTGAGGCGATCACCGTCGTCTATTCGACGACGACGCACCGCGCATCCGTCATCCAGTCCCGCATCGGCGCCGAGGCGATCGACGGAACGCCTCAGGTCGGCCAGGAGTTCTGGGCGGCGACCACGGACGCCGGCGTGGCCACCGGCGAGGCACCCGGGCCCAGCCGCGACCTCATCGGCAAGCGCAACGTCTACCGCTACAGCCCCGATCACCTCTACGAGCACGTGTACATCTCCAGCCAGCGCTATGCCTGGCAATGCCTCGAGGGCGTGCAGCGGGGCCACGGCGACATGGACCTGTCGACGGTGTGGAAGTTCGCCGACGGCCTGTACCTGTTCTGCTTCCGGGAGTTCCGGATCGCCGTCGCCAGCGTGTGGCTGCACGATCTGGGATATCAGCTGATGACGACCGGCATCTTCCTCGGCCTCAACGGCGACGGCGATGCCGAGCACTCCCGCGGCGGCGGCCACATCTATCCGCTCGGCTCCGTCGCGTATCCCGACGTCCAGCCCCTCTGA
- a CDS encoding ABC transporter substrate-binding protein — MNTRATGTAALIAVATLVLAGCAGGDSGGGEGAPIVVGSVNTLSGPATFPEASEAAAAVFDAFNEAGGLDGREIEYKVLDDKGDPATATASAREMVGSDEAVALVGSASLLECEINAKYYEQEGILSVPGIGVDTGCFASDNISPVNVGPFNDMTLTLQYGSEVLGLEDICVLLEIAGSTRPTYQAAIDKWTELTGKEPKYVDDTVPYGASDYTPYIVKAREQGCKALAVNPIEPDAIGQLKAANAQGWDDVTFLYLTSVYSENFAAAIDNAAGGIYVPAEFYPFTEENEINKEWRDLMTANDIALTSFSQGGYLAATYFIEVLKGIDGDITRESVSEALKNMDPIENPMVGTPYAFGTDNTAGWPIVLKSGTNAWEQVADDWFRFED, encoded by the coding sequence ATGAACACAAGAGCAACGGGCACAGCAGCCCTCATCGCCGTCGCCACCCTCGTCCTCGCCGGCTGTGCCGGCGGAGACAGCGGAGGAGGCGAGGGCGCGCCGATCGTCGTCGGCTCCGTCAACACGCTCAGCGGCCCGGCGACGTTCCCCGAAGCATCCGAGGCGGCAGCCGCCGTGTTCGATGCCTTCAACGAGGCGGGCGGCCTCGACGGCCGCGAGATCGAGTACAAGGTGCTCGACGACAAGGGCGACCCGGCGACCGCGACCGCCTCCGCCCGCGAGATGGTCGGCAGCGACGAGGCTGTGGCGCTCGTCGGATCCGCGAGCCTCCTGGAGTGCGAGATCAACGCCAAGTACTACGAGCAGGAGGGCATCCTCTCCGTTCCCGGCATCGGAGTCGACACCGGATGCTTCGCCAGCGACAACATCTCGCCGGTGAACGTCGGGCCCTTCAACGACATGACCCTCACGCTGCAGTACGGCTCCGAGGTTCTCGGACTCGAGGACATCTGCGTCCTGCTCGAGATCGCCGGTTCCACGCGACCCACCTATCAGGCCGCGATCGACAAGTGGACCGAGCTCACCGGAAAAGAGCCGAAGTACGTCGACGACACCGTGCCCTACGGCGCATCGGACTACACGCCGTACATCGTGAAGGCGCGCGAGCAGGGCTGCAAGGCTCTGGCCGTCAACCCGATCGAGCCTGACGCGATCGGTCAGCTCAAGGCCGCCAACGCGCAGGGCTGGGACGACGTCACGTTCCTGTACCTGACCAGCGTGTACAGCGAGAACTTCGCAGCAGCGATCGACAACGCAGCCGGTGGCATCTACGTCCCGGCCGAGTTCTACCCGTTCACCGAGGAGAACGAGATCAACAAGGAGTGGCGTGACCTGATGACCGCGAACGACATCGCGCTCACCTCGTTCAGCCAGGGCGGCTACCTCGCAGCGACGTACTTCATCGAGGTGCTCAAGGGCATCGACGGCGACATCACGCGCGAGAGCGTCAGTGAGGCGTTGAAGAACATGGACCCGATCGAGAACCCGATGGTCGGCACGCCCTACGCCTTCGGCACCGACAACACCGCCGGTTGGCCGATCGTCCTGAAGTCGGGCACCAACGCCTGGGAGCAGGTCGCGGACGACTGGTTCCGCTTCGAAGACTGA
- a CDS encoding branched-chain amino acid ABC transporter permease has protein sequence MLQGAIAGLAAGGLYAVLGVCLTLMSRLVRVVNFAQAATGMFGAFTAVWFVQEAGLPIWLGSVLGVFVAGLLAAAIGWIAATWLSEASTTTRSAMTVGPLLLLISMSFILFGNKPQPFTPIIAGPAFQAGGVVVSQVTVATVSMAVITAIVVRIVLRRTRVGTQLRALSERPTTAELLGIRSRPLSIAVWFVTGIISAIAIIIVAPSQSSDATGLSMLIVPAAAAALLGGFRRLDLAVIGGVVLGVLGGVVAQIDEVALVRNFLPFLFIVVLLLWTQRKEVWDAAR, from the coding sequence ATGCTGCAAGGAGCCATTGCCGGCCTCGCCGCCGGCGGCCTCTACGCCGTTCTCGGCGTATGCCTGACGCTCATGTCGCGCCTCGTTCGGGTCGTCAACTTCGCCCAGGCCGCGACGGGCATGTTCGGCGCATTCACCGCGGTCTGGTTCGTTCAGGAAGCCGGACTGCCCATCTGGCTCGGCTCCGTGCTCGGCGTCTTCGTGGCTGGACTCCTCGCCGCGGCCATCGGCTGGATCGCCGCCACCTGGCTGTCGGAGGCGTCGACCACCACACGATCCGCGATGACCGTCGGCCCGTTGCTGCTGCTCATCTCGATGTCGTTCATCCTGTTCGGCAACAAGCCCCAGCCGTTCACGCCGATCATCGCCGGTCCCGCATTCCAGGCCGGTGGCGTCGTCGTCAGCCAGGTCACCGTCGCCACGGTCTCCATGGCCGTCATCACGGCGATCGTCGTCCGGATCGTTCTCCGGCGCACCAGGGTCGGAACGCAGCTGCGCGCACTCTCCGAACGCCCGACGACCGCCGAGCTCCTCGGCATCCGCTCTCGCCCGTTGTCGATCGCCGTCTGGTTCGTCACCGGCATCATCAGCGCCATCGCGATCATCATTGTGGCGCCGTCTCAGTCCAGCGATGCGACCGGGCTCTCGATGCTCATCGTCCCCGCGGCGGCGGCGGCGCTCCTCGGCGGATTCCGGCGGCTCGATCTCGCCGTGATCGGTGGAGTCGTCCTCGGCGTCCTCGGCGGAGTGGTCGCCCAGATCGACGAAGTGGCGTTGGTGCGCAACTTCCTCCCGTTCCTGTTCATCGTCGTCCTGCTGCTGTGGACGCAACGCAAGGAGGTGTGGGATGCCGCTCGCTGA
- a CDS encoding branched-chain amino acid ABC transporter ATP-binding protein/permease, producing the protein MPLAERSWFRLSWPFAVGLAAIGVGAILSSALPGYFVFLAISAVIAAIAILGLGIVTGSAGMIALCQLTFAAVGAWIVSLLNVMQAPGGFIVWLFLGGIAAGLVGVLVGLPALRLRGVNLAVVTLGFAAAADVTLVQIQFPGSADGTAIERPALFSNDREFFFLSIVVLTICALAVFFLQRGSWGSSWKAVAFSERGTAAAGQSVQVAKLTAFAVSAALGGIAGGLLAGQVQLPFASSFTPLQSLALYVLAVMSGAHLIDMAILGGILWVLVPELLKRWGVPQDWAFVVFGVLGVQALTGGTNLGQSIRNLLWKRADRKTAKAKLTALPPGAEPDAAAITTTTTATVDEAALRGEPVLTVEGLTVQFGALKALDDVSLEVPAASIMGLIGPNGAGKSTFVDAISGFLPKHGGRIRLDGRDLAGLSPTRRARLGLRRTFQQDRVPPALTVGGYVRFVARRRLAASDIDEALEFFGCPPARSRLSSVDVGTRRLVEVAANVLAKPRLLILDEPAAGLSHGEHLALAARLRELPARFGVALIIIEHDLDLVRSVCPTLTVLDFGRVLASGPQAEVLANPDVVKAYMGEAELLS; encoded by the coding sequence ATGCCGCTCGCTGAACGCTCCTGGTTCCGGCTCTCGTGGCCATTCGCCGTCGGTCTCGCCGCGATCGGCGTCGGCGCGATTCTGAGCTCCGCGCTTCCCGGCTACTTCGTCTTCCTGGCGATCAGTGCGGTGATCGCGGCCATCGCGATCCTCGGTCTCGGGATCGTCACCGGTTCCGCCGGGATGATCGCCCTCTGCCAACTCACCTTCGCCGCGGTCGGCGCATGGATCGTGTCACTGCTGAACGTCATGCAGGCACCAGGCGGGTTCATCGTCTGGCTGTTCCTCGGCGGCATCGCAGCGGGACTGGTCGGCGTGCTCGTCGGGCTGCCGGCTCTGCGCCTTCGTGGGGTCAATCTCGCCGTCGTCACGCTCGGTTTCGCTGCGGCAGCCGACGTCACCCTCGTGCAGATCCAGTTTCCCGGGTCTGCCGACGGCACCGCGATCGAGCGCCCGGCGCTGTTCTCCAACGACCGCGAGTTCTTCTTCCTCTCCATCGTCGTGCTGACGATCTGCGCGCTGGCGGTCTTCTTCCTGCAGCGCGGCAGCTGGGGTTCGAGTTGGAAGGCCGTTGCCTTCTCCGAACGCGGCACCGCGGCTGCAGGGCAGAGCGTGCAGGTCGCGAAGCTCACGGCCTTCGCTGTCTCCGCTGCTCTCGGCGGCATCGCCGGCGGACTCCTCGCCGGCCAGGTGCAGTTGCCGTTCGCGTCGAGCTTCACTCCCCTGCAGTCGCTCGCGCTCTACGTGCTCGCCGTGATGTCGGGCGCGCATCTGATCGACATGGCGATCCTCGGCGGCATCCTCTGGGTGCTGGTTCCCGAGCTGCTCAAGCGTTGGGGCGTGCCTCAGGACTGGGCGTTCGTCGTCTTCGGTGTGCTCGGAGTGCAGGCGCTCACCGGTGGCACGAACCTCGGGCAGAGCATCCGCAACCTCCTCTGGAAGCGCGCGGACCGCAAGACGGCGAAGGCGAAACTGACGGCGCTGCCGCCTGGCGCCGAACCGGATGCCGCCGCCATCACGACCACGACGACGGCCACCGTCGACGAGGCCGCTCTCCGCGGAGAACCCGTGCTGACCGTGGAGGGGTTGACGGTGCAGTTCGGCGCGCTGAAGGCGCTCGACGACGTGTCGCTCGAGGTGCCTGCGGCGTCGATCATGGGGCTCATCGGCCCGAATGGCGCCGGCAAGTCGACCTTCGTCGACGCGATCAGCGGCTTCCTGCCGAAGCACGGCGGGCGGATTCGCCTCGACGGACGCGATCTCGCCGGGCTCTCGCCCACTCGCCGAGCGCGCCTCGGCCTGCGGCGCACGTTCCAGCAGGATCGAGTTCCGCCCGCGCTCACGGTCGGCGGCTACGTCCGGTTCGTCGCGCGGCGACGGCTCGCGGCATCCGACATCGACGAGGCCCTGGAGTTCTTCGGCTGCCCGCCTGCTCGCTCCCGCCTGTCGAGCGTGGATGTCGGAACGAGGCGCCTCGTGGAGGTGGCCGCGAACGTGCTCGCCAAGCCCCGTCTGCTCATCCTCGACGAGCCGGCCGCCGGCCTCTCGCACGGGGAGCACCTCGCGCTGGCCGCGCGACTGCGGGAGCTTCCCGCGCGATTCGGCGTCGCGCTGATCATCATCGAGCACGACCTCGACCTGGTCCGCTCGGTCTGCCCGACGCTCACGGTGCTCGACTTCGGTCGCGTGCTGGCGAGCGGCCCGCAGGCCGAGGTGCTGGCGAACCCGGACGTGGTCAAGGCCTACATGGGAGAAGCGGAGCTGCTGTCATGA
- a CDS encoding ATP-binding cassette domain-containing protein, producing MSELVLNDVTVSRGAGAVISDVSLRVTGGDVLALVGPNGAGKTSLIESISGVTPHSSGSLTLDGDPIDKLSRVARARRGIVHIEQGRAVFPSLTVRENISLTARTAAELDAAIAQFPELEKRIDSPTGLLSGGEQQMVVLARAFAAKPRILLIDEMSLGLAPVVFMRLMPIVKSIADSGVGVLLVEQFTQLALSLAREAVVVAGGAVSFQGTSEALRADPELLHRAYLGG from the coding sequence ATGAGCGAACTCGTGCTGAACGACGTCACGGTCAGCCGCGGAGCCGGCGCTGTCATCTCGGACGTCTCGCTCCGCGTCACCGGCGGCGACGTGCTCGCCCTGGTCGGTCCGAACGGTGCAGGCAAGACGAGCCTGATCGAGTCGATCTCCGGTGTGACGCCGCACTCCTCCGGCTCTCTCACGCTGGATGGCGACCCGATCGACAAGCTGTCCCGGGTCGCCAGAGCACGGCGCGGCATCGTGCACATTGAGCAGGGACGGGCGGTGTTCCCCTCGCTCACCGTGCGGGAGAACATCTCGTTGACCGCGCGCACCGCCGCCGAGCTCGACGCGGCGATCGCGCAGTTCCCCGAGCTGGAGAAGCGCATCGACTCCCCCACCGGGCTGCTCTCCGGTGGGGAGCAGCAGATGGTCGTGCTGGCCCGCGCATTCGCCGCAAAACCGCGGATCCTGCTCATCGACGAGATGTCGCTGGGCCTCGCGCCCGTCGTCTTCATGCGGCTGATGCCGATCGTGAAGTCGATCGCGGATTCGGGTGTCGGCGTGCTGCTCGTCGAGCAGTTCACGCAGCTGGCGCTCAGCCTCGCCCGCGAGGCGGTGGTCGTCGCCGGCGGCGCGGTTTCCTTCCAGGGCACCTCCGAGGCGCTGCGCGCCGACCCGGAGTTGCTGCATCGCGCCTATCTCGGCGGCTGA
- a CDS encoding HAD-IA family hydrolase — MTQTTHARAVLLDMDGTLVDSTSVVERLWLAWAEPHGIDPETVLSVVHGRQGHQSMAILLPERDHAINIHENQVMLANESSDVEGVVAIAGAEALLKAVEGLPHSIVTSADVALMNARMAAAGLTVPQLAVTAENVTASKPDPEGFLRGAELLGIEPADCVVFEDSGAGIQAGLAAGMRVIGVGKHAAAHNPTYVVDDLTQVAVVRTDDGFELTIG, encoded by the coding sequence GTGACTCAGACCACCCACGCCCGCGCCGTCCTGCTCGATATGGACGGCACCCTCGTCGACTCGACCTCGGTCGTGGAGCGCCTCTGGCTCGCGTGGGCAGAGCCGCACGGCATCGATCCCGAGACGGTGCTCAGCGTCGTGCATGGTCGTCAGGGGCACCAGAGCATGGCGATCCTGCTGCCCGAGCGAGATCACGCGATCAACATCCACGAGAACCAGGTCATGCTGGCGAACGAGTCGAGCGACGTCGAAGGGGTGGTGGCGATCGCCGGGGCCGAGGCGCTGCTGAAGGCCGTCGAAGGGCTTCCGCATTCGATCGTCACCTCCGCTGACGTCGCACTCATGAACGCGCGAATGGCCGCCGCCGGCCTCACCGTCCCGCAGCTTGCCGTCACGGCCGAGAACGTAACGGCATCCAAGCCCGACCCAGAAGGGTTCCTCCGCGGCGCGGAACTGCTCGGCATCGAACCCGCCGACTGCGTCGTCTTCGAGGATTCGGGTGCCGGCATCCAGGCCGGACTCGCAGCGGGGATGCGGGTGATCGGCGTCGGGAAGCACGCGGCTGCCCACAACCCCACGTACGTCGTCGACGATCTCACCCAGGTCGCCGTCGTCCGCACAGACGACGGGTTCGAGCTCACGATCGGCTGA
- a CDS encoding SDR family oxidoreductase translates to MTSSIGSTVAGRVVVITGGGTGIGAAIAERYAAEGAHVVVVGRRIEPLREVEQAVGAHPVVADAADTDSAKAAVAEVLSKFGRLDVLVANAGGHGFSSVGDTDDAGWEASLRANLTTAFTMAREALPALIEAKGQIVIVSSLAGLFAGPSVAGYTVGKHALIGLTRSLARDYGRHGVRVNAICPGWVQTPMADDEMDEFAAHADLGSREEAYATVTADVPLRRPAHPSEIASVVRFLGSGESSYITGAVIVADGGSHVVDVPTIAFDHAGM, encoded by the coding sequence ATGACAAGCTCGATCGGATCGACGGTCGCCGGACGCGTCGTCGTCATCACCGGCGGCGGCACCGGCATCGGAGCGGCCATCGCGGAGCGCTACGCGGCCGAGGGCGCGCACGTCGTCGTCGTCGGACGCCGTATCGAGCCGTTGCGTGAGGTGGAGCAGGCCGTCGGGGCGCATCCGGTCGTCGCCGATGCAGCCGATACCGACTCGGCGAAGGCTGCGGTCGCCGAGGTGCTGTCGAAATTCGGACGCCTCGACGTGCTCGTCGCCAACGCGGGCGGACACGGGTTCTCGTCGGTGGGCGACACGGATGACGCGGGGTGGGAAGCCTCGCTGCGGGCGAACCTGACGACGGCGTTCACCATGGCGCGCGAGGCGCTGCCCGCCCTGATCGAGGCGAAGGGTCAGATCGTGATCGTGTCCTCGCTCGCCGGGCTCTTCGCCGGCCCATCGGTCGCGGGCTACACGGTCGGCAAACACGCGCTGATCGGGCTCACCCGGTCGCTGGCGCGTGACTATGGACGCCACGGCGTGCGCGTGAACGCGATCTGCCCGGGATGGGTGCAGACGCCGATGGCGGATGACGAGATGGATGAGTTCGCCGCGCACGCCGACCTCGGCTCGCGCGAGGAGGCCTACGCGACGGTGACCGCCGATGTGCCACTTCGTCGTCCGGCGCATCCGAGCGAGATCGCCTCCGTCGTGCGCTTCCTCGGTTCGGGGGAGTCGTCGTACATCACCGGGGCAGTCATCGTCGCCGACGGCGGTTCGCACGTCGTCGACGTTCCGACCATCGCATTCGATCACGCCGGGATGTAG
- a CDS encoding SDR family NAD(P)-dependent oxidoreductase — translation MSVHGQRSGVRLAATQEQDDGEDAAVIRWRCSMPTGRTEGEMDLQLDGRTALVTGAASGIGRAVALALAAEGVRVALLDLDSAGVKVTGDACPGSVIVSADVTDEAEVRGAVATAVAELHGLDAVVCCAGVSGPVGSGIEQTSLAQWETVFAVNVTGAFLILKHALPALRASVAASVVLVSSDSALVASPGMVPYCASKAALVQFARALSVDLAGDGIRVNTVAPSIVDTPMSRGDLGADDGFGDASFPVQTADEVAAHVSYLVSPRSRAINGTTILSDFGYTARSGFPA, via the coding sequence GTGAGCGTGCACGGACAGCGGAGCGGCGTTCGCCTGGCGGCGACGCAGGAGCAGGATGACGGGGAGGACGCCGCCGTCATCCGATGGCGCTGCTCGATGCCGACGGGGCGGACGGAGGGTGAGATGGATCTGCAGTTGGACGGGAGAACGGCGCTGGTCACGGGGGCCGCGAGCGGGATCGGCCGCGCGGTGGCGCTGGCGCTCGCCGCGGAAGGCGTGAGAGTCGCCCTGCTGGACCTCGACTCCGCGGGCGTCAAAGTGACGGGCGACGCGTGTCCGGGTTCCGTGATCGTCTCCGCCGACGTCACGGATGAGGCCGAGGTGCGCGGTGCCGTCGCCACGGCGGTCGCAGAACTCCACGGCCTGGATGCCGTCGTCTGCTGCGCCGGCGTCTCGGGCCCGGTCGGATCCGGCATCGAGCAGACCAGCCTCGCGCAGTGGGAGACGGTCTTCGCGGTGAACGTCACGGGCGCGTTCCTCATTCTCAAGCACGCGCTCCCGGCCCTGCGCGCGTCGGTGGCAGCATCCGTCGTCCTCGTCTCGAGCGACTCGGCCCTCGTCGCCTCACCGGGAATGGTGCCGTACTGCGCATCGAAGGCCGCGCTCGTGCAGTTTGCCAGGGCGCTCTCGGTGGATCTCGCCGGAGACGGGATCCGCGTCAACACGGTGGCGCCCTCGATCGTGGACACCCCGATGAGCCGTGGCGATCTGGGAGCCGACGACGGGTTCGGCGATGCCAGCTTCCCGGTGCAGACCGCGGACGAGGTCGCTGCGCACGTGTCGTACCTGGTGTCGCCGCGCAGCCGAGCGATCAACGGCACCACGATCCTCAGCGACTTCGGATACACCGCGCGTTCGGGATTTCCCGCCTAA
- a CDS encoding APC family permease → MADTTAVPQEHTALRPGALGVAGIVFLVLAAVAPLTGIVVVASIAIALGNGGGTPMSFFIVAAILLLFAVGYAQMSKQLVNAGGFYAFVVKGLGRTGGLIAGLIATLGYNFFVVGTIGTSGFFMQAIIRDLTGFDMHWIVWGLLSIVVCFALARIGVDFSSKVLGVCLVLEVLMLVVFDISVLVQTGYDVAAFSPEAVFSGSLPIGLLLAATGFLGFEATALFSEEAKQPLRTIPRATYTSIIAIGVILGVTTWAVVSATGVAQAQSTALEHLPTGDLIFSLSAQYLGGPLTTVMMVLLLVSLFAAMLAFHNSATRYLYSLGRARILPHALARTRRNGAPAIAGIVQAGFAALVAVIFAIAGADPILTLVPAMLGFGTLSVLILQGLAAISIVVYFRRRQDPRWWSTFIAPGIGFLGIAAISILAVVNFDIVAGSSEPAIRMMPLLLVLAIIGGIAYGAYLKRTKPVVYDELATDLEKFSDR, encoded by the coding sequence GTGGCAGATACGACCGCAGTACCGCAGGAGCACACCGCCCTGCGCCCTGGCGCCCTCGGCGTCGCAGGGATCGTCTTCCTGGTGCTGGCGGCGGTCGCGCCGCTCACCGGCATCGTCGTCGTCGCGTCCATCGCCATCGCGCTCGGCAACGGCGGCGGCACCCCGATGTCGTTCTTCATCGTCGCGGCGATCCTGCTGCTGTTCGCCGTCGGCTACGCGCAGATGTCGAAGCAGCTGGTCAACGCCGGCGGCTTCTACGCCTTCGTCGTCAAGGGCCTCGGTCGCACCGGCGGCCTCATCGCCGGACTCATCGCGACGCTCGGTTATAACTTCTTCGTCGTCGGCACCATCGGCACCAGCGGCTTCTTCATGCAGGCGATCATCCGCGATCTGACCGGATTCGACATGCACTGGATCGTCTGGGGGCTGCTCTCGATCGTGGTGTGCTTCGCGCTCGCCAGGATCGGCGTCGATTTCTCCTCGAAAGTCCTCGGCGTCTGCCTGGTGCTCGAAGTCCTCATGCTCGTCGTGTTCGACATCTCTGTGCTCGTGCAGACCGGCTACGACGTCGCCGCGTTCAGCCCGGAAGCGGTGTTCTCCGGTTCCCTCCCGATCGGCCTGCTGCTCGCAGCCACCGGATTCCTCGGCTTCGAGGCGACCGCGCTGTTCAGCGAGGAGGCGAAGCAGCCGCTGCGGACGATCCCCCGCGCGACCTACACCTCGATCATCGCGATCGGCGTGATCCTCGGCGTCACCACCTGGGCCGTCGTCAGCGCCACCGGCGTCGCGCAGGCGCAGAGCACTGCGCTGGAGCACCTGCCCACCGGAGACCTCATCTTCTCGCTCTCCGCACAGTATCTCGGCGGACCTCTCACGACGGTCATGATGGTGCTGCTGCTGGTGAGTCTGTTCGCGGCGATGCTCGCGTTCCACAACTCGGCCACCCGCTACCTGTACTCGCTCGGGCGCGCGCGCATCCTGCCGCACGCACTCGCGCGCACCCGTCGCAACGGCGCACCGGCGATCGCAGGGATCGTGCAGGCCGGCTTCGCAGCGCTCGTCGCGGTGATCTTCGCGATCGCGGGAGCCGACCCGATCCTCACCCTCGTCCCCGCGATGCTCGGCTTCGGAACGCTCAGCGTGCTGATCCTGCAGGGCCTCGCCGCGATCTCGATCGTCGTCTACTTCCGGCGCCGTCAGGATCCGCGTTGGTGGAGCACGTTCATCGCGCCGGGCATCGGATTCCTCGGCATCGCCGCCATCTCGATCCTCGCGGTCGTCAACTTCGACATCGTCGCGGGCTCCAGTGAGCCGGCGATCCGGATGATGCCGCTGCTGCTCGTGCTCGCCATCATCGGCGGAATCGCCTACGGCGCGTATCTGAAGCGCACGAAGCCCGTCGTCTACGACGAGCTCGCCACCGACCTGGAGAAGTTCAGCGACCGCTGA